A genomic region of Exiguobacterium oxidotolerans JCM 12280 contains the following coding sequences:
- a CDS encoding glycoside hydrolase family 3 protein yields the protein MGQKLNWTATLGLTTALLAASLPMQPVAAETPSVTERVDAQLDQMTLEQKVGQMIMPDFRLWNGVNHTQLAPEVGRIIDRFDLGGVILFAENVSATEQTTKLVHDLQEVIKSDASNDIPLFVTIDQEGGIVTRLGTGTNLPGNMALGATRSASYAEAAGGIIGSELHALGINVNFGPVLDVNNNPGNPVIGVRSFSSDPQLVGELGSAMTQGIQKQGVAATAKHFPGHGDTAVDSHYGLPVVDKSLAELNQLELIPFKRAIAEGIDMIMTAHIGMPQIEDEVVESKQGTFPLPATLSDDVITGVLREELGYEGLVVTDALNMQAIADNFTESEAVIKTFKAGVDIALMPTILRSANDVTKLESIFDDVLAAVENGDLSEADINRSVERILTLKATRGIWKETDKPVTLDEKLAQANTIVGSPEHKALEREMTEAAVTLVKNDKKKLPFKPKKGETILVLSPTKDQTDSMVKTIRSLEKNAGNLKRVNILTENYTASTPHLEQNQVLQEKLDAADYIIVGSNVNNSDKLKATSADHYVPAEVFHQAKRTKTPSVLLSLRNPYDVAVQPDAKAQLLVYGFKGDPNGPDSEAGNTKSAGPNLPAGIRAIFGEVKPQGKLPVDVPKFEDGLFKEALHLEFGDGFRNWNR from the coding sequence ATGGGACAGAAACTCAACTGGACGGCAACACTCGGATTGACGACGGCGCTACTTGCCGCATCACTTCCGATGCAACCGGTCGCGGCCGAGACACCATCCGTCACGGAGCGGGTCGACGCGCAACTCGATCAGATGACGCTTGAACAAAAGGTCGGTCAAATGATCATGCCGGATTTCCGCCTGTGGAACGGGGTCAACCATACGCAACTGGCACCGGAAGTTGGACGGATCATCGACCGGTTTGATTTAGGCGGCGTCATCTTGTTTGCGGAAAATGTCAGTGCGACGGAACAGACGACGAAACTGGTCCATGACTTGCAGGAAGTCATCAAAAGTGACGCGAGTAACGACATTCCACTGTTCGTGACGATTGACCAGGAAGGCGGCATCGTCACACGCCTCGGGACGGGGACGAATTTACCGGGGAATATGGCGCTCGGGGCGACCCGCAGTGCATCCTACGCGGAAGCGGCAGGCGGCATCATCGGGTCCGAACTGCATGCACTCGGCATCAACGTCAACTTTGGTCCGGTCCTAGACGTCAACAACAATCCGGGCAATCCTGTCATCGGTGTCCGCTCGTTTTCAAGTGACCCGCAGCTGGTTGGGGAACTGGGTTCGGCGATGACGCAAGGCATTCAGAAGCAAGGAGTCGCTGCGACGGCGAAACACTTCCCGGGACACGGAGATACGGCAGTCGACTCGCATTACGGCTTACCGGTCGTCGACAAATCACTGGCTGAACTGAACCAGCTGGAACTGATTCCGTTTAAACGGGCGATTGCGGAAGGCATCGACATGATCATGACGGCACATATCGGGATGCCGCAAATTGAGGATGAAGTCGTCGAGTCAAAACAAGGAACGTTCCCGCTGCCGGCGACGTTGTCGGATGACGTCATCACCGGTGTCTTACGGGAAGAGCTCGGCTATGAGGGACTTGTCGTCACCGATGCCTTGAACATGCAGGCGATTGCCGACAACTTTACGGAATCGGAAGCCGTCATCAAGACGTTTAAAGCAGGCGTCGATATCGCCTTGATGCCGACGATTTTAAGATCTGCGAACGATGTAACGAAACTGGAATCGATTTTTGACGACGTACTTGCAGCAGTCGAAAACGGTGACCTGTCTGAAGCGGACATCAATCGTTCCGTCGAGCGGATTCTGACGCTCAAAGCGACACGCGGCATCTGGAAGGAAACGGACAAACCAGTCACGCTCGATGAAAAACTGGCGCAAGCGAATACAATCGTCGGTAGTCCGGAACATAAAGCACTTGAACGAGAAATGACGGAGGCAGCAGTCACGCTCGTCAAAAATGATAAGAAAAAACTGCCGTTCAAACCGAAGAAAGGCGAGACGATCCTTGTCCTGTCACCGACAAAAGATCAGACGGACAGTATGGTCAAGACGATCCGATCGCTTGAAAAAAACGCCGGTAACCTGAAACGCGTCAACATCTTGACGGAAAATTATACAGCGTCGACACCGCACCTGGAGCAAAACCAGGTCTTGCAAGAAAAGCTGGATGCGGCGGACTACATCATCGTCGGCTCAAACGTCAACAACAGTGACAAGCTGAAAGCGACGTCGGCGGATCATTATGTACCGGCGGAAGTCTTCCATCAGGCGAAACGCACAAAAACACCGTCTGTCCTGCTCAGTCTCCGAAATCCGTATGATGTCGCCGTGCAACCGGACGCGAAAGCGCAACTGCTTGTGTACGGTTTTAAGGGCGATCCGAATGGTCCGGACTCGGAAGCCGGGAACACGAAATCGGCCGGACCGAATTTACCGGCAGGAATCCGTGCCATCTTTGGTGAAGTGAAACCACAGGGAAAACTACCGGTCGATGTCCCGAAATTTGAGGACGGCCTCTTTAAAGAGGCGCTTCATCTCGAGTTTGGAGACGGGTTCCGGAATTGGAACCGGTAA
- a CDS encoding DUF4825 domain-containing protein, whose product MKRMLIPFMAVACLVLIWTGYSQHADSKTDVFRYKHSYVGDNSAVGNIVKQLAHHQELHQIELETKQTPYGIHLTYQEIDAEAVEQEIKETVLYNATYLFALVDNVDHITFTFPDNAYTVTRATLDGWYNTQLSTVEQEQDLKKLIQDHLKSDKSVNQFFVH is encoded by the coding sequence ATGAAACGAATGTTAATTCCGTTTATGGCGGTTGCCTGTCTGGTACTGATTTGGACCGGTTACAGCCAACATGCCGATTCGAAGACAGATGTGTTCCGTTATAAGCACTCCTATGTCGGCGATAACAGTGCCGTCGGGAACATCGTCAAGCAATTGGCACACCATCAAGAGTTACATCAAATTGAACTTGAAACAAAACAAACACCCTATGGGATTCATTTGACTTATCAGGAAATCGACGCTGAAGCCGTCGAACAAGAGATCAAAGAAACGGTTCTGTACAACGCAACGTATCTGTTTGCCCTCGTCGACAATGTCGACCATATCACGTTTACCTTCCCGGACAATGCATATACGGTAACTCGGGCAACACTTGACGGGTGGTACAACACGCAACTCAGCACAGTCGAACAGGAACAAGACTTGAAAAAGCTGATCCAGGATCACCTGAAGTCCGACAAATCAGTGAATCAGTTTTTCGTTCATTGA
- a CDS encoding PTS transporter subunit EIIC yields MKKEEMLASAILEHVGGTDNIRQLAHCMTRVRLSLKDPTKADIEALKQIDGVMGVIDDETLQLVVGPGTVNRVADHLSRTTGLAIGEESVDENLTLEERAAIERQKVKDKQKSPFKRFLRRIGNIFIPLIPGLVASGIINGGANFAKNAGVDATVTWMQILLLLGSTVFAYLAILVGWNTAKEFGGTPVLGAIAGGILFNPLLVDIVIYGEPLVVGRGGLFGVIFAAWLMTYLEKHIRRFMPVSIDIIFTPLLTVLIVGFTALYAIMPVAGILSDGIMFGINAVLEVGGPLAGAVLAGFFLPLVMVGLHHGLTPIHLELLNTIGDTPLLPILAMAGAGQVGAALAIFVKTRNQRLRNIIKGAIPVGFLGIGEPLLYGVTLPLGRPFLTACMGAAVGGAFQATMKTTALGIGVSGLSLTPLIDNGMYLTYIAGLVISYVAGFFFTYWFGFKEEMADGI; encoded by the coding sequence ATGAAGAAGGAAGAAATGCTGGCATCCGCGATTCTTGAACATGTCGGGGGAACGGATAACATTCGGCAACTCGCCCACTGTATGACACGGGTCCGCTTGAGCCTAAAAGACCCGACGAAAGCAGACATCGAGGCACTCAAACAAATTGACGGTGTCATGGGTGTCATCGATGACGAGACGTTGCAACTCGTCGTCGGACCGGGGACGGTCAACCGGGTTGCCGACCATCTCAGCCGCACGACGGGACTGGCGATCGGTGAGGAATCGGTTGATGAGAACTTGACGCTTGAAGAGCGGGCTGCCATCGAACGGCAAAAAGTAAAGGACAAACAAAAGTCACCGTTCAAACGTTTCTTACGACGAATCGGAAACATCTTCATCCCGCTCATCCCGGGACTGGTCGCGTCCGGAATCATCAACGGGGGGGCGAACTTCGCGAAGAATGCCGGGGTTGATGCAACAGTGACCTGGATGCAGATTCTGTTGTTACTCGGAAGTACCGTCTTTGCCTACTTAGCGATCCTCGTCGGCTGGAATACGGCGAAGGAGTTTGGGGGCACACCTGTCCTCGGAGCGATTGCCGGGGGGATTTTATTTAATCCGTTACTCGTCGATATCGTTATTTACGGGGAACCGCTTGTTGTCGGTCGGGGCGGCCTGTTTGGTGTCATCTTTGCTGCCTGGTTGATGACCTACCTTGAAAAACATATCCGGCGCTTCATGCCGGTCTCGATCGATATCATCTTTACACCGCTCTTGACCGTCTTGATTGTCGGCTTTACGGCACTTTATGCCATCATGCCGGTCGCCGGTATCTTGTCCGACGGCATCATGTTCGGGATCAACGCGGTGCTTGAGGTCGGTGGACCGCTCGCCGGTGCCGTGCTGGCCGGATTCTTTTTACCGCTCGTCATGGTCGGTCTCCATCACGGCTTGACGCCGATTCATCTGGAATTGTTGAATACGATTGGTGATACGCCACTTCTACCGATTCTTGCAATGGCAGGTGCGGGTCAAGTCGGGGCGGCACTGGCGATTTTCGTCAAGACGCGCAATCAGCGTTTACGTAACATCATCAAAGGGGCGATTCCGGTCGGTTTTCTCGGGATCGGTGAACCGTTACTGTACGGGGTCACGTTACCACTCGGTCGTCCATTCTTGACGGCGTGTATGGGAGCGGCCGTCGGTGGCGCGTTCCAGGCGACGATGAAGACGACGGCGCTTGGAATCGGTGTATCCGGTCTATCGTTGACACCGTTGATTGATAACGGGATGTACTTGACGTATATTGCCGGTCTCGTCATCTCATACGTCGCTGGATTCTTCTTTACGTATTGGTTTGGGTTTAAAGAAGAAATGGCAGATGGGATTTAA
- a CDS encoding alpha/beta fold hydrolase, with protein sequence MKRYNIECAGTSTQVTEWGESGRPVIFCLHGLGGTSLSFIELADALKHDYRIVSIDAPGHGKTAPFTDERDYQFARFSNWLNQLFELLHIQDFYFLSHSWGSFIALFYQKEQPERVRGSILIDGGYQSKRLRGTPLEEEAAFYETDFEESVATLEEFLDVAVYGPKMRRSPLLDLAGQDFVRMQDGRYYWHARAKTARAILTEMYQDEILDFLDDVPGDNLVLLRATLPVSDEPFRQEAIAIWQEKTGGTVIAAPSTSHILHWDDPEIVLETIRENWLKNDVSVPFTR encoded by the coding sequence ATGAAACGGTATAACATTGAATGCGCAGGTACCTCTACACAAGTCACCGAATGGGGCGAATCGGGTCGTCCGGTCATTTTTTGCCTGCATGGTCTCGGCGGAACGAGTCTCAGCTTCATCGAACTGGCGGATGCCTTAAAACATGACTACCGGATTGTTTCGATTGATGCCCCGGGTCACGGGAAAACGGCACCGTTCACGGACGAACGCGATTATCAGTTCGCTCGCTTTTCCAACTGGTTGAACCAACTGTTTGAACTTCTACATATCCAAGACTTCTATTTTCTTTCGCACTCTTGGGGCAGTTTCATCGCGCTCTTTTATCAGAAGGAACAGCCGGAGCGGGTCCGCGGCTCGATTTTGATTGACGGTGGGTATCAAAGCAAACGGTTGCGTGGCACACCACTCGAGGAGGAAGCGGCCTTTTACGAGACGGACTTTGAAGAATCGGTTGCGACACTTGAAGAGTTTTTAGATGTCGCCGTCTATGGACCAAAGATGCGCCGGTCGCCGTTACTCGACTTGGCCGGACAAGATTTTGTCCGGATGCAGGACGGACGGTATTACTGGCATGCCCGTGCAAAAACGGCACGCGCGATTCTGACCGAAATGTACCAGGACGAAATTCTCGACTTCCTCGACGACGTTCCGGGAGACAACCTTGTGTTGCTGCGGGCGACGTTACCCGTCTCGGATGAACCGTTCCGCCAAGAAGCAATTGCCATTTGGCAGGAAAAAACCGGTGGGACAGTAATAGCTGCTCCGTCAACTTCCCACATCTTACACTGGGATGATCCGGAAATCGTTCTTGAAACAATTCGGGAAAACTGGTTAAAGAATGATGTTTCCGTCCCTTTCACGAGATAG
- the murQ gene encoding N-acetylmuramic acid 6-phosphate etherase, translating to MLDKLATERRNERTMHLDDMAVEDMLTVMNAEDQTVATVIRQEIPVIKQVVERVIQAFQVGGRLIYIGAGTSGRLGVLDAAECVPTFGVSPDMVVGLIAGGERALIKAVEGAEDSKTLAVEDLQALKVNANDTVIGIAASGRTPYVIGGLDYARKIGATTAALSCNKQAVISEHAEFRIEVETGPEVLTGSTRLKAGTAQKLVLNMISTAAMIGVGKVYQNLMVDVQSTNEKLEVRAKRMIVEATGVDFETAARTFTSANGHVKTAIVMILADISYDEAVERLHRANGFVRDAL from the coding sequence ATGTTAGATAAATTAGCAACAGAACGACGAAACGAACGAACGATGCACCTGGACGACATGGCGGTCGAAGACATGTTGACTGTCATGAACGCGGAGGATCAAACGGTCGCTACTGTCATTCGACAAGAAATCCCGGTCATCAAACAAGTCGTCGAGCGCGTCATTCAAGCGTTTCAAGTAGGTGGACGCCTGATTTACATCGGAGCCGGAACGAGCGGGCGCCTCGGTGTCCTCGATGCGGCGGAATGTGTACCGACGTTCGGGGTCTCACCGGACATGGTCGTTGGACTGATTGCCGGAGGTGAGCGGGCACTGATTAAAGCCGTCGAAGGGGCAGAAGACAGTAAAACGCTTGCCGTCGAAGATTTACAGGCACTTAAAGTAAACGCAAACGACACCGTCATCGGCATCGCGGCGAGTGGGCGGACCCCGTATGTCATCGGTGGTCTGGATTATGCACGCAAAATCGGTGCGACGACGGCTGCCCTGTCCTGCAACAAGCAGGCGGTCATCAGTGAACACGCGGAATTCCGGATTGAAGTCGAAACCGGACCGGAAGTCTTGACCGGTTCAACTCGACTCAAAGCCGGAACAGCACAAAAACTCGTCTTGAACATGATTTCGACGGCGGCGATGATCGGCGTCGGAAAGGTCTATCAAAACTTGATGGTCGATGTCCAATCGACGAATGAAAAGTTAGAAGTCCGGGCAAAACGGATGATCGTCGAAGCGACAGGGGTTGATTTTGAGACAGCCGCGCGTACTTTCACTTCGGCGAATGGTCACGTCAAGACGGCGATTGTGATGATTTTAGCCGACATATCGTATGATGAAGCAGTCGAACGCTTGCACCGCGCAAACGGATTCGTCCGTGATGCACTTTAA
- the nikA gene encoding nickel ABC transporter substrate-binding protein produces MNVSRRKKSIIQAVSILSITTLLFGCSNPNEGADNKKDNDTLTLAWPRDIGEMNPHVYNPSQLFAQSMVYEPLVHYAEGGKLEPFLAKSWDISKDGKTYTFKLRDDVKFSDGSVFDATIVKKNFDAVLKNKALHSWLGFISKIDKTEVIDKQTFRMTLSEAYYPTIQELAVVRPVRFLGEAGFPKNGDTSKGVEQEVGTGPWVLDEYKADQYATFKVNKNYWGKLPDVKKIKVDIIPDAESRVLAFEKGDIDLIYGEGAISVDAFNQLKETKSYKTTMSEPVATRLLIMNTKKKQLADERVRQALQYGFDKKTLVKGITSGLEAPADFILPPNLPYTSNLNVEKRDFDVDKANALLDEAGWKLPDGKKVREKDGQPLQMEMMYDAAELVQKAMAETLQSEWATIGVDLKIVGVELPDQVQRFKDNKFDINMYSNFGAPYDPHTFVNIIGTDGFGFKEAIAAYPNKDQLLQEMKDVLKTTDETKRQKMYAEILPSLQDQGALVPISYLKKMAIYQNGVTNFKFAANRDESPFAQIGIN; encoded by the coding sequence ATGAACGTTTCACGCCGCAAGAAATCCATTATCCAAGCTGTTTCCATCCTGTCAATTACGACCCTGTTGTTCGGTTGTTCGAATCCGAACGAAGGTGCTGACAATAAAAAAGACAACGACACGCTGACGCTTGCCTGGCCGCGCGACATCGGCGAGATGAATCCGCACGTCTACAACCCGTCACAACTGTTCGCCCAGTCGATGGTCTATGAACCGCTCGTCCATTATGCGGAAGGTGGAAAGCTGGAGCCATTCCTCGCCAAGTCATGGGACATCTCAAAAGACGGAAAAACCTATACCTTCAAACTGCGCGACGATGTCAAGTTCTCTGACGGTTCGGTGTTTGACGCAACAATCGTTAAAAAGAACTTTGACGCCGTCCTCAAAAATAAAGCCTTACATAGTTGGCTCGGCTTCATCTCAAAAATCGATAAGACGGAAGTGATTGACAAGCAGACGTTCCGGATGACGTTATCGGAAGCCTACTACCCGACGATTCAGGAACTGGCGGTCGTCCGTCCGGTCCGCTTCCTAGGAGAAGCCGGTTTCCCGAAAAACGGCGACACGTCTAAAGGTGTCGAACAAGAAGTCGGGACCGGTCCATGGGTGCTCGACGAGTATAAAGCGGATCAATATGCGACGTTTAAAGTCAATAAAAACTACTGGGGAAAATTGCCGGACGTCAAAAAAATCAAGGTCGACATCATTCCAGATGCCGAAAGCCGCGTACTCGCCTTTGAAAAAGGCGACATCGATTTGATTTACGGCGAAGGGGCAATCAGCGTCGACGCCTTTAATCAACTGAAAGAGACGAAGTCCTACAAGACGACGATGTCGGAACCGGTTGCGACGCGTCTGTTGATCATGAACACAAAGAAAAAACAGCTTGCGGACGAACGCGTCCGTCAAGCGTTGCAATACGGCTTTGATAAAAAGACGCTCGTCAAAGGAATCACGTCCGGTCTCGAAGCCCCGGCTGATTTCATCCTGCCGCCGAACTTGCCGTACACGTCGAACCTGAACGTCGAGAAACGGGACTTTGATGTCGATAAAGCCAACGCCTTGCTCGACGAAGCCGGCTGGAAACTGCCGGACGGCAAAAAAGTCCGCGAAAAAGACGGACAACCGTTACAGATGGAAATGATGTATGATGCAGCAGAACTTGTCCAAAAAGCGATGGCGGAGACATTACAGTCAGAGTGGGCGACAATCGGCGTCGATTTAAAAATCGTCGGTGTCGAGCTACCGGACCAAGTCCAGCGCTTCAAAGACAATAAATTCGATATCAACATGTACAGTAACTTCGGGGCACCGTACGATCCGCACACGTTCGTCAACATCATCGGTACGGACGGATTCGGGTTCAAAGAAGCGATTGCTGCTTATCCGAACAAGGATCAACTGTTACAGGAAATGAAAGATGTCCTTAAAACGACGGATGAAACGAAACGTCAGAAGATGTATGCCGAAATTCTGCCGTCGCTCCAGGATCAGGGAGCACTCGTTCCGATCTCGTATTTGAAAAAGATGGCGATTTATCAAAACGGGGTCACGAACTTTAAATTTGCCGCAAACCGGGATGAAAGCCCGTTCGCTCAAATCGGCATCAATTGA
- a CDS encoding VOC family protein — translation MKITVAKLWTDQVKPMQDFYTKTLGVKLVEKTEASFTVQIGTSQLRFELDTTQQAKQYHFAFNIPGDAFQLAKDWLQQRVPLLIENGEDEIYFENIDAHSVYFYDPDENVVELIARHAVNPDKSLTTFSVQDMLDIGEMNVTTPDVAGVGAKFAELGIVRRDRQPVKPDFLNFLGEAEDGTHLLLGRAGRPWLFSPKIALTSPLELETDNQMHVRLDREGVLHRK, via the coding sequence ATGAAAATTACAGTGGCAAAACTTTGGACGGATCAGGTAAAACCGATGCAGGACTTTTATACGAAGACACTTGGTGTCAAACTCGTCGAGAAGACGGAGGCATCCTTTACGGTGCAAATCGGGACGAGTCAGCTTCGGTTTGAACTGGACACGACGCAGCAAGCGAAACAATATCACTTTGCGTTCAATATTCCGGGGGATGCGTTTCAGCTGGCGAAGGACTGGTTGCAGCAACGCGTCCCATTATTGATCGAGAACGGGGAAGACGAAATTTATTTTGAAAACATCGATGCCCACTCCGTCTACTTTTACGATCCGGATGAGAACGTCGTCGAGTTGATTGCCCGCCATGCCGTCAATCCGGATAAGTCGCTTACAACGTTTAGTGTACAGGATATGCTCGATATCGGTGAAATGAACGTGACGACGCCTGACGTCGCTGGTGTCGGGGCAAAATTTGCTGAACTCGGTATCGTTCGGCGGGATCGTCAGCCGGTCAAACCGGATTTCCTGAACTTCCTCGGAGAAGCGGAAGACGGGACCCATCTGTTGCTCGGACGTGCCGGACGGCCGTGGTTATTTTCACCCAAAATAGCGCTGACGAGTCCGCTCGAGTTAGAGACCGATAATCAGATGCATGTCCGACTTGATCGGGAGGGTGTGCTGCATCGTAAATAA
- a CDS encoding DUF871 domain-containing protein, whose protein sequence is MKGLAVYLSEPLTDESTNRLTRMRGLGFTSIFTSLHIPEDDSSLYTSRLQELGRLAQQLKMELVADIAPSSLAALGKTWDDAATLIEWGVTGLRVDYGVTPKQIADLSKQLMVALNASTVTAEELDLMKAEGLVLEQVEAWHNFYPRPETGLDQDWFNAKNRWLREQGIRVQAFIPGDGQLRGPLHETLPTLEDHRGQSPFACYLELEDSVDRILIGDPGLSESTMRQFAAYQEGILVLRATGQSDDTLLTHVQTNRLDPARDVIRSVESRSSVRPGNGWLEPATLSDRPVGSITIDNLRYGRYAGELQLTKRDLAADERVNVIGRVIEADRPLLQQIGPGGRFRIDWC, encoded by the coding sequence ATGAAAGGACTCGCTGTTTATTTAAGTGAACCACTGACAGATGAAAGTACGAACAGATTAACCCGGATGCGCGGTCTCGGTTTTACCTCGATCTTTACGTCGTTACATATTCCGGAAGACGATTCCTCCTTGTACACGAGTCGTTTGCAGGAACTTGGGCGACTGGCGCAACAGCTCAAGATGGAACTCGTCGCGGATATTGCACCAAGTTCACTTGCCGCACTCGGCAAGACGTGGGACGATGCTGCTACCTTAATCGAATGGGGTGTGACCGGATTACGCGTTGATTACGGTGTCACACCCAAACAAATCGCGGATTTGTCCAAACAACTGATGGTCGCCTTAAACGCCAGTACCGTGACCGCGGAAGAACTCGATCTGATGAAAGCGGAGGGCCTTGTCCTCGAACAGGTCGAAGCGTGGCATAATTTTTATCCGCGACCGGAAACAGGACTCGACCAGGACTGGTTTAATGCGAAAAACCGCTGGCTCCGTGAACAGGGGATTCGTGTCCAAGCCTTCATTCCGGGGGACGGACAACTGCGTGGTCCGCTCCATGAAACATTACCGACACTCGAAGACCATCGCGGACAATCACCGTTCGCCTGTTACCTCGAGCTGGAAGATTCCGTTGACCGGATTCTGATCGGGGACCCCGGTTTGTCGGAAAGCACGATGCGACAGTTCGCGGCGTACCAGGAGGGAATCCTTGTCCTCCGGGCGACAGGGCAAAGCGATGACACGTTGTTGACGCACGTACAGACGAATCGGTTGGATCCGGCACGGGATGTCATCCGGTCGGTCGAGTCGCGTAGTTCCGTCCGTCCGGGCAATGGATGGCTTGAACCTGCGACCTTATCAGACCGGCCTGTCGGATCGATCACGATCGATAATTTGCGTTACGGTCGGTACGCCGGTGAGTTACAGCTGACGAAACGGGATCTTGCGGCTGACGAACGGGTCAATGTCATCGGTCGCGTGATTGAAGCCGACCGGCCGTTGCTGCAACAGATTGGACCCGGGGGACGGTTTCGAATTGACTGGTGCTGA